The sequence below is a genomic window from Mycobacterium heidelbergense.
ATGCCGAGCTGGTCTTCGACGAATTCCACGCCCTTTTCGTGCACGCCGACGGTGCGCTTGCGCAGGTCGACCTCGTAGTGGGTGTCCTTTTCCATCAGCGGCGCCAGCCGGGCGAACTCGCCGTACCAGCCGGAGGCGCCGTCGGCGGGACCGGAGATGATCAGCGGGGTGCGGGCCTCGTCGATCAGGATGGAGTCGACCTCGTCGACGATCGCGTAGCTGTGCCCACGCTGCACCAGGTCGTCGAGCGAGTGCGCCATGTTGTCGCGCAGGTAGTCGAAGCCGAACTCGTTGTTGGTGCCGTAGGTGATGTCGGCGTTGTAGGCCACCCGGCGTTCGTCGGGCGTCATGCTGGCCAGGATCACCCCGACCTGCAGGCCCAGGAAGCGGTGCACCCGGCCCATCCACTCGCTGTCGCGCTTGGCCAGGTAGTCGTTGACGGTGACGATGTGCACGCCGTCGTCGGCCAGCGCGTTGAGGTAGGCGGGCAGCACGCAGGTCAGGGTCTTGCCCTCACCGGTCTTCATCTCGGCGACGTTGCCCAGGTGCAGCGCGGCCGCGCCCATCACCTGCACGTCGAACGGCCGCTGGTCGAGCACCCGCCACGCGGCCTCGCGGGCCACGGCGAACGCCTCGGGCAGCAGGTCGTCGAGGCTCTCTGGGTTTTTTGCGTCCTTCAGACGCCTTTTGAACTCGTCGGTCTTGGCCCGCAGCTCGGCGTCGGTCAGCTTCTCGACGTCGTCGGACAACGTGTTGACATAGTCGGCCACCTTTTTGAGGCGCTTGACCATGCGACCTTCACCAAGGCGCAGCAACTTCGACAGCACGTGTTGTCCCCTTTTGGGATGTTCCCCTGTTGGTAGGAGTCTTCTTCGATAAGGCGACTCCCATCGTAGGTGACGACGCGGCGTCGGCCTTTTAGCAAGGCAGGCTCAGGACAGCCTGATCAGCCCGTAATCGTAGGCGTGCCGGCGGTAGACGACGGACGGTCGCGCCGTCTCCCTGTCGTAGAACAGGAAGAAGTTGTGCCCGACGAGCTCCATCTCGTAGAGCGCCTCGTCGACCGACATCGGCGTGGCCTGGTGTTCCTTGGTACGCACCACCCGCCCCGGCTCGTGGCCGTCGTGGTTCAGGCCGTCTCCCATTTCTTTGTGGTCGTGGTGGTGGGGCTCCACGGGCTCGGAGTTGAAGGCCCTGTCCGGGGGCGGGGCGACCGCCGTGGCCGCCGCCAGCGACACGGGGGTCTTGTCGCCGTAGTGGACCTTGCGGCGGTCCTTGACGCGGCGCAGCCGGTTCTCCAGCTTGTCGACCGCGGACTCGAAGGCCCCGTAGAAGCTGTCGGCGCAGGCCTCGGCGCGGCTCACCGGCCCGCGACCCCGGGCGGTGATCTCCACGCGTTGACAGGACTTGCGCTGTCGCCGGTTGGGCGCGTGTTTGAGCTCGACATCGAAGAGATAGATGGAGCGATCGAACCGTTCGAGGCGGGCGAGTTTTTGCGAGACGTAGGTGCGGTAGTGATCGGGGATCTCGACGTTGCGGCCCTTGAACACGACTTCGGCGTTGGCTGTCTGTTCGGCCGGCTCGTCGCTTTCTACCGGCGGTTGGTCCAGAATCTGACCGAAATCCACGGTAAGCCTTGACATACGTGACAACTCGTTTCCTTTTCCACGTCGCACGCGCTGCGTGCCGGCTTTCTGTAAGACGCGCCGACGGGGTGGGGGGCGGTTTCCGAACGGTCACCGCCGCAGGCTGCCCGCCGGCGCAAGGTGTCGGATGCTCACCCCCTTTGCGTATGGCGTCACAACCCGAAGGTTGTCCTCGACGTTAGCTCGTGTTCGCCTTGGGATGCCACCAATTTCGTCCAGCCGTTGCGAGTTCTTCACATCCTCTTGGGTGGCTCATCGGAGTTTCACGGTTAGGCGGCCGCGATCGCCAGCACCGCGGCCACCCGGATCCCGGCGCCGCGCAGCGTGCGCACCGCCTCGCGCGCCGTCGCGCCGGTGGTGACGACGTCGTCGACGAGCACGACCTCGGTTCGGGGCCGCGCGCCCCGCAGCACCACCCGGCCGGCGATGTTGCGTTCGCGCGCCGACGTGCCGAGGCCCATCGAGTCGCGGGCCAAGGCCCTCATTCGCAGCGCCGGCGCGACGGCGACGTCGGGGTGTTCGGCCACCGCGGCCCGGGCCAGCCGGGTGACGGGGTCACCGCCTCGCCGGCGCGCCGCCGAGCGCCGGGTCGGCGCGGGCACGATCGTCAGCGGGGTCTCGACCATGCCCCAGGACAGCAGCCGGTGCACCCCGACGGCCAGCGCGTGGGCCAGCGGTGCGACGAGGTCGCCGCGACCGCGCTCCTTCATCGCGAGGATCGCCCGGCGACGGGCGCCGGCGTAGCGGCCGAGTGCGAACACCGGCACCTGCGGGTCGATGCGGGGGGTGATCACGTGCGGCTGCCCGGCGGCCACCGACAGCTCCGCCGCGCAGGCGTCACACCAGCGCGTCGACGGCGCCCCGCAGCCGCCGCACTCCAGCGGCAGGATGAGGTCGAGCACGCCTGCCAGTGTGGCGTTCCGGGGTGACACCGGCGCCGAGATCGACGTTAGCGTGCGACGCACTCGAACTTTCCCGCGCTAACGTCGATCTCGGCGATCAGCCCGGCAGCACCGGCGCCGCCCCGGCCAGCGTCAACCCGGACACGTCCGACCAGCTCTGCTGGCTTTCGGGTGCCGACGCCGAATACTGCAGCACCCCTTGCGGGGCCGCGACGTACACCGTCGACGGGTTGGCCGCCACCGTCGACACGGGGGTCTGCAGGCCGCGGGCCGGCGCGTCGGAGTTCACGCCGTCGAGGTTGACGTAGGAGACCGGGTGGCTGGCATCGGTGCGGGTCACGACGATGTCGTCGCCGGTCCGCCAGGACAGCGAGACCACCGAGTTGCCCAGGCCGAAGCCCAGCCGCCGGGGATAGGTCAGCGCGTACTGCCCGGCCTGGGTCTGCTCGACGCCGGCGAGGATCACCTGACCGTTGATCACCATCGCGGCGCGCGTTCCGTCGCGGGACAGCTGCAGGTCGGTGATCGGCCCGGGAAAGCCGGCGGCCACCGCGGCGGAGTCGACCGGGATCCGCGCGGGTTGCCCGGACGCCGGTTCCTGGATCGCGCGCAGCACGTTGTTGTTGTCGACCACCACCCAGACGGCGTCGTCCAGCGACCAGCTGGGCCGCGTCAGGCTGCGGCCGTCGGCGGACTGGACCGCCTCCCCGCCGAGGTCGCCGATCCACAGCGACGCCGCCATGTCCGGGGCGCCGCGGCGCAGCGTCACCACCGACGCCACCTGCCGACCGCTGCGGGACAGCGCGGCGCCGGTCTGGTCCCCCATCCGCCCGAAGGCCCCCGGCACGTTGGTGATGTGCTGCCCGTCCAGCCCGACCAGCGACCCGTTGACCAGGGCGTGCACGCCCGCGCCCGCGCCGTCGGCCACGCCTGGGTCGGTGGCGGCGACGTCGGAGGTGGTCCACCCGTCGGCGAACCTGTCGTCCAGCGGTGCGCCGTCGGCGTTGATCACGTACGGGCCCCTGATGTCGGCCCGGGCCAGCGTCCAAATGATCTGCGCGGCAAGCAATTGCCGGCTGTGCGGATCGGTGGTGGACAGCTTCTCCAGGTCGACGCGGGCGCCGCCGTAGCCGCGCCCGATCCCGTTCTTGCCGCCGTCGGCCCGGGTCACCGGCCCGCGCAGCCGCAGCGGCGGGGCCAGCAGGTTGCGCACGGTGTGCGCCATCTCGGGCCGCGGCCCGGCCAGCAGCTTGGAGACGAGCTCGGTGGCCAGCTGGTCGTGGTCGGACACCGCGACGTAGCGCGGATCGGGAACCACCGTCTTGCCGGTCGGGTCGGCGAAGTAGAGCGTGTTGCGCTTGTAGGTCGCCTGAAACTGCTGCCAGTCCAGGAAGACCCCGTTGGGCAGGCGATCGATGCGCCAGCCGCCGGACGTCTTGACCAACTCGATCGGCCCCGGGTCGGGCAGCACGCCCTCGGCGGTTTCGAACACGCCCATGTCCGACAGCGAACCCAGGATGTCCGCCCGCATAGTCGCCGAAACCCGTTCCGCGCCACGGGTTTCCACGAACACGACGTGGTCGATCAGCAGCGCGCTACCGGCGTCGTCCCAGGCGTTGGACGCCGACTGGGTGAGGAACTGCCGCGCCGCCAGGTGCCGGTTCGCCGGATCGGCTGTGGCCTTGAGGAATTCGCGCAGCAGCACGTCGGGATCCATGCCGGGCGTCGGCTTGGGCAGGTTCGACGGCGCCGGTCGCTCGACGGTGCCGATGGCCTGCGGGGCCGACGAGCTGGGCACCCCCGCACAGCCGGCGAGCAACAGCGCCAACAGCCACAGGGCCGATAGCCGCCGCATCACCCGCCCCTCTCGGCGTGCTCGCGCGGCCGTTGACGGTCGGCGCGTTGCGGCGCGGTCGGTTGCGCCGGCTGGGTCGACGGCGGAATGGGTTTCAAGGGCAGCGGGCTGGTGGTCACCTTGTGGCCGCGGACCAGGGGAAGCGTCAGCCTGAAGCAGGCTCCCTGGCCGGGCTCGCCCCACGCCTCGAGCCGGCCCTGGTGCAGCCGGGCGTCCTCGATGCTGATCGCCAGGCCCAGCCCGGTGCCACCGGACCGGCGCACCCGCGACGGGTCGGAGCGCCAGAACCGGCTGAACACCAGCTTCTCCTCGCCCGGCCGCAGCCCCACGCCGTAGTCGCGGACGGTGACGGCGACGGTGTCCTCGTCGGCGCCCATCCGGATCCGCACCGGTTTGTGCTCGGCGTGGTCGATGGCGTTGGCGATCAGGTTGCGCAGGATCCGCTCCACCCGGCGCGCGTCGACCTCGGCGATCACCTCGTGTTCGGGCAGGTCCACGAGCAGCTCGATGCCCGCCTCCTCGGCCAGGTGACCCACGTTGCCCAGCGCGCTCTGCACGGTGGTGCGCAGGTCCACCGCCTCGACGGACAACTCGGCCACACCGGCGTCGTGCCGGGAGATCTCCAGCAGGTCGTTGAGCAGCGTCTCGAACCGGTCCAGCTCGCTGACCATCAGCTCGGTGGACCGGGCCAGCGTCGGGTCGAGGTCGGCGCTGTGGTCGTAGATCAGGTCGGCGGCCATCCGCACGGTGGTCAGCGGGGTGCGCAGCTCGTGGCTGACGTCGGAGGTGAAGCGGCGCTGCAGGTTGCCGAACTCCTCGAGCTGGGTGATCTGCCGGGACAGGCTCTCGGCCATGTCGTTGAACGACACCGCCAGCCGGGCCATGTCGTCCTCGCCGCGCACCGGCATCCGTTCGGACAGGTGGCCCTCGGCGAAGCGTTCCGCGATCCGCGACGCCGACCGGACCGGCACCACCACCTGGCGGGATACCAGCAGCGCGATCCCGGCGAGCAGCACGAGCAGCACCGCGCCGCCGGTGATCATGGTGCCGCGCACCAGCTGGATCGTGGTCTGCTCGTTCTTCAGCGGGAAGATTAGGTACAGCTCGACGTTGGCCACCTGCGAGGACGTCGGGGTTCCCACGATCAGGGCCGGTCCGGAAAAGCCGTCGGTGTGCACGGTGGCGTACTGGTAGGCCGCCTGCCCGGCCTTGACGAAGCCGCGCAACGAGTTGGGCACCTGATCGACGGGTCCGGCCGTGGTCGCGGCGCGCGGGCCGTCGCCGGGCACGATCAGCACCGCGTCGAACGCGCCGGCCAGCCCGGCGCCCGAGGCGGTGTCGGTCTTCGAGGTCAAGGTGTTGCGGGCCAGCTGCAGGCTACTGTCCAGCGAGCGCGTCTCCTCGCCGTTGACGATCCCGCCGACGGTGGTGCGCGCCCGCTCGATCTGCTCGATGGCGGCCCTGACCTTGACATCCAGCACGCGGTTGGTGACCTGGCTGGTCAGGACGAAGCCGAGCGCGAGGATGACGGCCAACGACAGCCCGAGGGTCAGCGCCACGACTCGCAACTGCAGCGATCGACGCCAGGCGACGGCCACGGCTCGACTCAACGCACCCATGCCGCGGGTCATGGGACCGGAGCGCCCCCAGCGGCTGCGAGTGCGTCGCCGCGAGCCCCAGATCATCCGGCGATCACGG
It includes:
- the hpf gene encoding ribosome hibernation-promoting factor, HPF/YfiA family, with the translated sequence MDFGQILDQPPVESDEPAEQTANAEVVFKGRNVEIPDHYRTYVSQKLARLERFDRSIYLFDVELKHAPNRRQRKSCQRVEITARGRGPVSRAEACADSFYGAFESAVDKLENRLRRVKDRRKVHYGDKTPVSLAAATAVAPPPDRAFNSEPVEPHHHDHKEMGDGLNHDGHEPGRVVRTKEHQATPMSVDEALYEMELVGHNFFLFYDRETARPSVVYRRHAYDYGLIRLS
- a CDS encoding ComF family protein, with the protein product MLDLILPLECGGCGAPSTRWCDACAAELSVAAGQPHVITPRIDPQVPVFALGRYAGARRRAILAMKERGRGDLVAPLAHALAVGVHRLLSWGMVETPLTIVPAPTRRSAARRRGGDPVTRLARAAVAEHPDVAVAPALRMRALARDSMGLGTSARERNIAGRVVLRGARPRTEVVLVDDVVTTGATAREAVRTLRGAGIRVAAVLAIAAA
- the lpqB gene encoding MtrAB system accessory lipoprotein LpqB, producing MRRLSALWLLALLLAGCAGVPSSSAPQAIGTVERPAPSNLPKPTPGMDPDVLLREFLKATADPANRHLAARQFLTQSASNAWDDAGSALLIDHVVFVETRGAERVSATMRADILGSLSDMGVFETAEGVLPDPGPIELVKTSGGWRIDRLPNGVFLDWQQFQATYKRNTLYFADPTGKTVVPDPRYVAVSDHDQLATELVSKLLAGPRPEMAHTVRNLLAPPLRLRGPVTRADGGKNGIGRGYGGARVDLEKLSTTDPHSRQLLAAQIIWTLARADIRGPYVINADGAPLDDRFADGWTTSDVAATDPGVADGAGAGVHALVNGSLVGLDGQHITNVPGAFGRMGDQTGAALSRSGRQVASVVTLRRGAPDMAASLWIGDLGGEAVQSADGRSLTRPSWSLDDAVWVVVDNNNVLRAIQEPASGQPARIPVDSAAVAAGFPGPITDLQLSRDGTRAAMVINGQVILAGVEQTQAGQYALTYPRRLGFGLGNSVVSLSWRTGDDIVVTRTDASHPVSYVNLDGVNSDAPARGLQTPVSTVAANPSTVYVAAPQGVLQYSASAPESQQSWSDVSGLTLAGAAPVLPG
- the mtrB gene encoding MtrAB system histidine kinase MtrB, with translation MIWGSRRRTRSRWGRSGPMTRGMGALSRAVAVAWRRSLQLRVVALTLGLSLAVILALGFVLTSQVTNRVLDVKVRAAIEQIERARTTVGGIVNGEETRSLDSSLQLARNTLTSKTDTASGAGLAGAFDAVLIVPGDGPRAATTAGPVDQVPNSLRGFVKAGQAAYQYATVHTDGFSGPALIVGTPTSSQVANVELYLIFPLKNEQTTIQLVRGTMITGGAVLLVLLAGIALLVSRQVVVPVRSASRIAERFAEGHLSERMPVRGEDDMARLAVSFNDMAESLSRQITQLEEFGNLQRRFTSDVSHELRTPLTTVRMAADLIYDHSADLDPTLARSTELMVSELDRFETLLNDLLEISRHDAGVAELSVEAVDLRTTVQSALGNVGHLAEEAGIELLVDLPEHEVIAEVDARRVERILRNLIANAIDHAEHKPVRIRMGADEDTVAVTVRDYGVGLRPGEEKLVFSRFWRSDPSRVRRSGGTGLGLAISIEDARLHQGRLEAWGEPGQGACFRLTLPLVRGHKVTTSPLPLKPIPPSTQPAQPTAPQRADRQRPREHAERGG